The genomic window AGAAGTAAGATCAACGTCAGATATATGTATGCAGGCACACAACACAAGGAAAGATTTCTTTTACATTACTATTATCATACTTCTGCAGAATTAAGAAATAGGACTTTGATGGAAGAAACAAGACCAACAATGGATACACGGATGCAGTTACAAAAGGAAAGTCCACTTTTTattactccattccaaattgtaagtcgttctggCTTTTCTAATTACATAGTTTTTGCTACGCGCCTAGaaatatattatgtctagatacataataaaaggtATGTGTCTAGAAAAGCCaggatgacttacaatttggaatggagtactatcATAGGAGTTCCTCAGAATGAATATATATGAATCTTGATGGAAATTTTAAAATAAAACCTACATGCCAAAATTTCTTACTGTGTCATCTTCCTTAAATATTACACTGAAGGGCAATAGCAAAAGGAATCTGGATAGTGTAGACATGGTAGCAGGTTCTTTGCCGTATATGCAAGTGACCTTTCATAGCTATAGTTCAGCCCAACAAATTGATCTTTAAAGCAGCAATTCACTTGCTCATCCAGTTGTGGCATATTCAATGGCATTATAAGCTTGTCGCCATGAAATAACAGTAAAGCAAACTATTCCCACCTGCCAGTGTATTTTAACTATAACAGCTTCTAGGGATTAAGATATATATGCTTAGGGATAGGGGACCCATAATCTGAATTTTGCGTTATCGGGAACATGGGAATGCAGAGTAGGATTTGTTTCCATCATAGTAAGAATATACTACAAGCAAATGAAGTATGTTGCATAATCTTGGGAAATGGAAACCATCAACTTCTACTTAAATCATAGTAAGAGTATGATTAGACAAATAGGTCAGCCAGTGGAAAACTTATTGCTAAGCTGACACGTAAAACAGGTCTATGTCACTATATATAAAGAAACTACAAAGAATAATGATCAACCAGCTGATTTCTAACATTTTGCCCCACTCAGTCTAATGAGATTACTTAGAGACCTTCTTTTACCAAATAGAAAATGAGACCTTGAGACTGTTTGTTAGATGAAGTAAAGATGATATTATGAACAAAAGGGGAAAAAACAAGAGACGGATGGAGGCTAACCTTCTTTGTGAACTTGACTTTGTTGATTTGGATGTTGCATTGATATCGAAAAAGGGGTTACATTGGTTATAGGTGTCATATGAAAATTAGCTATTGGGACAGATGCAACCATTTTGTCCTGGATTGGCTGTAGAGAAACTTTGTCAGAAATAACATGATTGACATCAAGAAAAGAAATGAAGAAAATACTAGGCAAGTGAGAAGCTTCGCCAATAACAAGAAAGTGATTTAAATGATCTACACATAAATTCAAAGCTACCTTCATGTCTCTCGTTTTTTTCCCTGTATAGAATCCATCAGGTttcttccttctctctttacCCTGCTATAATCAAAATAAGTCAGCAGACCATAGTGGCCTACATATGCTTCTTGTACTAATGCAGGTAATAAAAGAAACGTGTTGGCAAAACAAGATTGCAAACGTCATGAGCATAGCGTAAACTTCTAGCCAAGAAAGCCATCATTATATGCCATACTCTATCTACACTTGGTAATTGATCACCAAGTATAAGTGTATATAACTTCAAAAGCAATATACAGGTTCCCTACTTCCAAGCCAGATTTTAGGTACAATATATGATGTCAGATTAgcaaataaactaatgaaaagcTAATGCACCCCTCGAAATAGCAAAGAGAAGGAAAAGAGGGAAGGCCAGAAGGGTGTTCAAAAGTTGcacatctgtttttttttttttttggcaaaactaAGAATCTGTTCACAAATGGAGTGCAGAATAAGGCCAGAATAAACATTGGAATCAAACAAGCACGAGGAAGAAATATCATATGAAAGAAGTGACTTAACTGTAGCCCACCAGCATCGCAGCGCAACATCCCTGATGGTCCTGTTAGGAAGCATAGCTGCTATCTTAATGTACCTCATGATATTAGGTTCACGAGCATACCTGCCAATGCCGATGGAGGAATTAGAAGTGGATAGGAAACAAATAGTTTCTCAGATCAAATTTGTGAAGCAGATAGCAGCACTTGTCAACAACTAATACGCTAGAGTTTTCTCTCCTGATTGGTGATGCAAAAAACAAGGTCATAAAGCACTAGAGTGTGGCTATGAAGAAGTGCTCATGGAGAAACCAAGTGCCGTTCCACAGTAACCTGAATAGCGACACAAGAACAACAGAGAAAGTTCAATTTTACTCAAAACCGACTAAGTAAAGGCCcggttgcataatcattgctttAGACTTTAtaattgatgctccacaaccttggAACACATTAAAGGTGCGAAAAGAAAGCAAACCGAGTTCCACATGAGCAACACAACAGAAAAGTACAGTGCAGTACAGGCAAAAGAAATTCAGGAAGCAATATGGGGAATGAATTAACCTCACAAGCCCTTCCTTCAGTATGGCTACCTCACGGTCACTCCAATCCGAAGGAGGAGCAGTGACGTACTTATACTTGGGCGTCCAGGTGCCACGGAACGCATCCCCCGACGAGGTCCTTGCCGGGGCAACCCCCGACGCGTTGCCGATGACCCCTGTGTTTGGGGAGAGGAACAGCCCGGCGTTGCTACTGTCGCCACTCACACTCGCCGGGGCCATGACCATGCCACCGGTGGCGTCGCCGCCGCTGATGCCGACGTCGCTGTTGGACTGGAACGAAAGCATGTGATGGTTGTACAGCGAGGCGGTGATCCCCTGGTGAAACCCCATGCTGGAGTCAGCTGCCATCACACCGAGAGCAGCTGAGGAATCACCGATCTAGCCGCCCATAAACACTCCCCCGCAAATCCAACACGAACCCGAGGCGCTGAAACCTGGATCAACCTGCACAAATCGAACCCAAAAGCAATCAAACGGCCGAGCGACACAAGCCCGTCAGCAGCTGGGAAGCTCCCCCGAATCCTCTGCACGAGCACCGGGGAAACCTCCCGCCTCGGGAGCCGTGCCCGCGGCACGCTGGGTTCCTGCAGGAGCCTCGCATTTTCCCACTCCCGAGGAGGATCCGATCGAGGCCCCTGGGTGAGTGGGCGGCGACCGGGGAGACCCCAGCCGGCCAGCCGCCCCCACGCACCGAAGCAACCACCGCAACGAAGCCGTCCAAATCCCCCACCACGAAGTACGAACACGCACACCCGCGGAACGGAATCCGGGCCAACTCACCTGCCTGAGCTGCCTCCAGCCAGCGGCCGCCCACCGCTCAGACCCTGCCGGCTTCGTACCCAATGGCGCGAGGCCGTCGACGCTCCTCGCGCGCCGCCCgcaaccaccgccaccgcctctcACCCTCCACGGGGAGGCGGCAAGAATTCCAGCCCGCCGCGAGTCCAATTTCCAATTCGAATTCTCACTCGCTCGGCTCGCTGGGGGCGAATTCACGGGGAGGCCCGAATCGAGCGGCGAGATGCTCCCGTCGCGTCGCGTGCTAAATAGATCAGCTCGGCGCACGCGAATGAAACCCTCTTTTTTCCACGGCCCGTTTGATCTCTCTTTTATTCTCTTCTCTTCTATAAATTCTAACAACACCACCGCTTCTATAAATTCTAACAACACCACCggcaaaccaaaaaaaaatagtCGCGTCGGGCTTTGGTTCGGAGTTTTTGTTCTTAAAAAACACCCTACCGCTAGGCTTCATCACGCCCATGCCTTTGTTTTTATAAAATACGGGGGCGGCGGAGCGGAACCGCCCTCGGCGTCGAGGGCAAATTACGCGGGCCTGCCATTTTGGCATTTTGGCGGGCAAAGCCGCAGTGTCGGCCTACGAAACGCGCCGGGCGGGCGATGCGCGCATCCCGGCCGTCGACGCGCGGACGGCGGGGATGCCGGCGGAGGGGGCGGATCGGACGGACGGCAGCGGGCCGGGGGGCTAGAGTAGAACCTGGCGGGATGGGCCGCCTCGGTGCGTGGGCCCAAGGCAAATCTCGAATCTGGCTGTCGTTCGTGGCATGGAATCACGAACTGGCAAACAGTAACCGCAGGGATTGGATGGCTGGCGACCCTGCTCTGCTCTCACGTGGGGAGGCTTTCTGGATGGGTCACGTACAGGTGGGACCAGGATGAGGTGGCTGTTGGCCGTCCCAGCTGTCGGTGTCTTGGCTCCTGGAGGAGAAACAGGTGCGCGGGGACAGTGAAACTGGACTCTTGATGTCCTTGGCAGCGGCagcgggccaccggctacacgctcGTGGTGGGCGCCGCAGCTGAAGCGGTGAAGCCTGGAAAGGACAGCTAAAATTCCCCTGGTAACCAAGACAGAACTACACGGTCAAAAATCTATTTTCAATGGTTTTTATGCTCCTTTCAATTAATAAAGAACAAAATATTTAACCAGGTGAAATATACCTAGAAGTGGATTTGATGTTTGGAAAAGAGTTTCTTTTTTAGGTAAACAACGGGGGTATCACAGCGAATCCCCTGATTTCATTTCACAGATTCTGGCGTAGCCGGCGGGTGCAGTGCCGGTCCTAAATTTTAAGGGTGCTCTCATACGGCACGTTCGTTGGTGAGTTTTtgggctggtttgagctggctggtgctggtttattgtgagaggaaaatactgttggctggctggtttgggctggctgaaaccaacaagccaaCAGGCTGATGATCTCGTCGCAACGGCTTCTCTTGACCATGTATAAAACCTTATAATATATAGACACTAATTTTACTTGtaaaacgaaagcaaattcaataacatatttttaatttaacatgtctgataattatcgagaaaTAATGTAGATTAAGTAATATATTTgcagatgtatgataattatcgaggaacaatgtagattaaaaaaacaatatattctttttcttttctcacctatgacaaatatttcttaggtaacattctaaaattctaacacctaaattagaagaaaaatatgactatattggtacaaagtactagaagtatggaatactatataaataattaatttggattaaaaatataAAGGGAAAAAATAACTTGGGcaaacaactgatcggtgatcgcaattcgtaagaagccaagaatcaagatgtcgtcgtcgtggagccctgcctggtcaTTGTCCTCGTGCGtcgtgtccgtgtctccggtagtctagctcttcgcggcggcaCGGCTCATCAGCTCCAcgtgtgtaaggcgcacgtcgcgaactcacgatcagaaTGTGCTGTGTGTAGCGTGACTCATCGCCTCCTCTCTACTCGAGGGCCGTGGGAAAGAAAACTAGGAAAGAAATGccgatgttgtctttttggaccgtctgacagttctatgtctctcttctcattagtttACTAATGCCTAATGAATTATAAGACCTAAGAGTTTGTATACCTGAGCTCAGACTCTTCCTCCgcttgggccctcggccgtcgcatCTCGTGCCCTACCCGTAGGGCCGGCACTGGGCGGGTGGATGGGGCAAAGCCCCAAAAGTTCAAATAGGATTACAGCAAGCAAGAAATAGTTAGGCGTAATTACATATCA from Miscanthus floridulus cultivar M001 chromosome 11, ASM1932011v1, whole genome shotgun sequence includes these protein-coding regions:
- the LOC136492746 gene encoding uncharacterized protein isoform X2, which produces MAADSSMGFHQGITASLYNHHMLSFQSNSDVGISGGDATGGMVMAPASVSGDSSNAGLFLSPNTGVIGNASGVAPARTSSGDAFRGTWTPKYKYVTAPPSDWSDREVAILKEGLVRYAREPNIMRYIKIAAMLPNRTIRDVALRCWWATGKERRKKPDGFYTGKKTRDMKPIQDKMVASVPIANFHMTPITNVTPFSISMQHPNQQSQVHKEAPVVDSATQRLLEENNQLLNEISANIETFKTVENTDLFLRTSNNIKTILSRMSETPGIMGQMPPLPLSINEDHINSLIQLNRLVASYGTASISHHTKQVP
- the LOC136492746 gene encoding uncharacterized protein isoform X1; translated protein: MAADSSMGFHQGITASLYNHHMLSFQSNSDVGISGGDATGGMVMAPASVSGDSSNAGLFLSPNTGVIGNASGVAPARTSSGDAFRGTWTPKYKYVTAPPSDWSDREVAILKEGLVRYAREPNIMRYIKIAAMLPNRTIRDVALRCWWATQGKERRKKPDGFYTGKKTRDMKPIQDKMVASVPIANFHMTPITNVTPFSISMQHPNQQSQVHKEAPVVDSATQRLLEENNQLLNEISANIETFKTVENTDLFLRTSNNIKTILSRMSETPGIMGQMPPLPLSINEDHINSLIQLNRLVASYGTASISHHTKQVP